The genomic segment tttatgccttactataatttgactttttcatgacttttttatgaattttttatgccttactatactatgacgtttttatgccttattacactatgacttttcataggttattacactatgactttttatgccttactatactatgactttttcatgactttttataccttactataccatgacattatcatgccttactgtactatgcctttgttatgactttttatgcttactatactatgatgtttttatgactttttattccttattatactatgacatttttatgactttttatgccttactatactatgacttttaatgccttactatactataatgattgtattactttttatgccttactatactatgatgctttttaagACTTcttatcccttattatactatgatatttttatgcctttttataccatgacattttaataaatttttatgccttactatactatgatgatttttatgacttcttatgccttattatacgatgatatttttatgccttattatactgtgacatttttataaatgtttatgccttactatactatgatgtttttactactttttataccttactatgactttttcatgactttttatgccttgctatactttgacgtttttatgccttattacactatgaccttttatgcattactaatgatgttttcatgccttaaaatactatgaccttttcatgactttttatgccttgctatactatgacatttttatgccttgctatactatgacgttttcatgccttactatactatgactttttcatgactttttatgccttgctatactatgacctttttatgccttgctatactatgacgtttttatgccttactatactatgactttttcatgactttttatgcattactatactattatgtttttatgaccttttattccttactataccatgacattatcatgccttactgtactatgtctttgtaatgacttttatgccttactatactatgacgttttcatgactttttatgccttactatactgtgacttttttatgaattttttatgccttactatactatgatgctttttatgatttcttttgccttattatactatgatatttttatgccttattatactatgacatttaaataattttttatgccttactatactatgatgtttttatgactatttatgcattattacactatgacatttttataaatgtttatgccttactatactatgatgtttttactacttttcatgccttactatactatgactttttcatgaattttttatgccttgctatactatgatgtttttatgccttataacactatgacttttaatgccttactatactataatgattgtattactttttatgccttactatactatgatgcttttatgaatttttatgccatgctatataatgacatttttatcaattttttgccttactatactatgatgtttttatgactttttaagccttactgtactgtgtctttttttaaaattttttatgccttactatactatgatgctttttaagACTTcttatcccttattatactatgatatttttatgcctttttataccatgacattttaataaatttttatgccttactatactatgatgatttttatgacttcttatgccttattatacgatgatatttttatgccttattatactgtgacatttttataaatgtttatgccttactatactatgatgtttttactactttttataccttactatgactttttcatgactttttatgccttgctatactttgacgtttttatgccttattacactatgaccttttatgccttactaatgatgttttcatgccttaaaatactatgaccttttcatgactttttatgccttgctatactatgacatttttatgccttgctatactatgacgttttcatgccttactatactatgactttttcatgactttttatgccttgctatactatgacctttttatgccttgctatactatgacgtttttatgccttactatactatgacacttttatgaatttatatgccttactatactgtgacttttttaatgaattttttttgccttactatactatgatgctttttatgagttcttatgccttattatactatgatatatttatgccttattatactatgatgtttttactactttctatgccttactataatttgactttttcatgaattttttatgccttgctatactatgatgtttttatgccttataacactatgacttttaatgccttactatactataatgattgtattactttttatgccttactatactatgatgcttttatgaatttttatgccatgctatataatgacatttttatcaattttttgccttactatactatgatgtttttatgactttttaagccttactgtattgtgactttttttttaaatttttatgccttactatactatgatgctttttaagACTTcttatcccttattatactatgatatttttatgcctttttataccatgacattttaataaatttttatgccttactatactatgatgatttttatgacttcttatgccttattatacgatgatatttttatgccttattatactgtgacatttttataaatgtttatgccttactatactatgatgtttttactactttttataccttactatgactttttcatgactttttatgccttgctttactttgacgtttttatgccttattacactatgacctttttatgcattactaatgatgttttcatgccttaaaatactatgaccttttcatgactttttatgccttgctatactatgacatttttatgccttactatactatgacgttttcatgccttactatactatgactttttcatgactttttatgccttgctatactatgacctttttatgccttgctatactatgacgtttttatgccttactatactatgacacttttatgaatttatatgccttactatactgtgacttttttaatgaattttttttgccttactatactatgatgctttttatgagttcttatgccttattatactatgatgtatttatgccttattatactatgatgtttttactactttctatgccttactataatttgactttttcatgactttttatgaatttttatgccttactatactatgacgtttttatgccttattacactatgacttttcataggttattacactatgactttttatgccttactatactatgactttttcatgactttttataccttactataccatgacattatcatgccttactgtactatgcctttgttatgactttttatggcttactatactatgatgtttttatgactttttattccttattatactatgacattttcatgaatttttatgccttactatactatgacttttaatgccttactatactataatgattgtattactttttatgccttactatactatgatgctttttaagACTTcttatcccttattatactatgatatttttatgcctttttataccatgacattttaataaatttttatgtcttactatactatgatgatttttatgacttcttatgccttattatacgatgatatttttatgccttattatactgtgacatttttataaatgtttatgccttactatactatgatgtttttactactttttataccttactatgactttttcatgactttttatgccttgctatactttgacgtttttatgccttattacactatgaccttttatgcattactaatgatgttttcatgccttaaaatactatgaccttttcatgactttttatgccttgctatactatgacatttttatgccttgctatactatgacgttttcatgccttactatactatgactttttcatgactttttatgccttgctatactatgaccttttatgccttgctatactatgacgtttttatgccttactatactatgacacttttatgaatttatatgccttactatactgtgacttttttaatgaattttttttgccttactatactatgatgctttttatgagttcttatgccttattatactatgatatatttatgccttattatactatgatgtttttactactttctatgccttattataatttgactttttcatgactttttatgaatttttatgccttattacactatgacttttcataggttattacactatgactttttatgccttactatactatgactttttcatgactttttataccttactataccatgacattatcatgccttactgtactatgcctttgttatgactttttatggcttactatactatgatgtttttatgactttttattccttattatactatgacattttcatgaatttttatgccttactatactatgatgttttttgccttattacactatgacttttaatgccttactatactacgatgattgcattactttttattccttactgtactctgaagtttttatgaccttttatgccttactatactatgtatttgttatgaccttttatgccttactatactatgacgttttcatgacttacaatactaagatgtttttatgactttttatgccttactatactatgactttttcatgactttttatgccttactatactatgacatttttattccttattacactatgactttttatgccttactatactatgacgtttttatgaccttttatgtcttactatactatgacgttatcatgccttactatactatgtctttgtaatgactttttatggcttgctatactatgacgttttcatgacttactatactatgtttttatgacttattattccttattacactatgaaatttttatgaatttttatgccttactatactacgacatttttatgccttactatactacgacacttttatgcctttttatgcctgactgaactatgacgtttttatgacttatactGCTTtagtatacgatgacgtttttatgcctgattatactatgacacttttatgaatttatatgccatacgatatgacattttttttttaaatgtttgcctttctatactatgatgtttttatgactttttatgccttaatatactatgacaattttataaatttttatgccttactatactatgactatttatgccttactatactacgacatttttatgcctttttatgcctgactgaactatgacgtttttatgacttttactgttttagtatacgatgacgtttttatggctgattatactatgacacttttatgaatttatatgcCGTAcgatatgacatttttatcaatttttttgcctttctatactatgatgtttttatgactttttatgccttaatatactatgacaattttataaatttttatgccttactatactatgactatttatgccttactatactacgacatttttatgcctttttatgcctgactgaactatgacgtttttatgacttttactgttttagtatacgatgacgtttttatggctgattatactatgacacttttatgaatttatatgcCGTAcgatatgacatttttatcaatttttttgcctttctatactatgatgtttttatgactttttatgccctactatactatgatgttttcatgccttattatactttgacattttcataaatttttatgccttactatactatgatgttttttgccttattacactatgacgttatcatgccttactatactatgtatttgttatgaccttttatgccttactatactatgatgtttttatgactttttatgccttactttactacgacatttttatgccttactatactcagacatttttttgactttttatgccatactatactatgacgtttttatatcatttttatgcctcactgaactatatcatttttacacgtgattatactatgacgtttttatttcttttttgggttattatactatgattgttttataacgtttttatcccttaatatactatgccttactataatgtgaaaTTTGAATGACTTTCTTTACCTTAATACACAAGGCCCTTTTCctttcttactatactttttatgactttttataccttcctatacttttacatttttatcactgtTCATGCCCATCACCCTTCtatgaattatttttccttactaaactatgtcgtttttatctcttttcatGCCTACCTTAAAAGATGATTTTTATGACAGAAAGTGAACACAATCAGACTGACAATTCAACACTTCAATGTGGCTGGTTTTATTCGTAGGACAGAGCTGGCACAATGCACACCAAGGTCTCTCTCCGCTTAACAAAAGTTTGACTGCTTGTTTGGTctttttgttgatgttgatcTGGAGATCTCCATGTCCATGGGGCCTCTTAGTTGTTGCTCATCCTTTCTTCAGAGCTCCTGAGATCATTCTCCATCCCATAAGCTATACCCAtatgagcaaaaacaaacattcatcaaTCTAACCAGGACCTCCAGATGTGTACTAAATATCTTGgctacacatatatacagtcaAACATCACTTATATTCTAAAGTCAAAGTTATATGCATTTAAAGCAATTAATACCTTACACTACacgtcttactataccatgaagttttcattacttttcatgctttactatactatgacgtttttatgacttttaatgcctgactatactatgacattatcatgccttactgtactatgacatttttatgaatttttatgccttactatattatgatgtttttataactttttatgccttactatactatgactttttatgccttgctatactatgaagtttttatgactttttatgccttattacactatgaagtttttatgacttttatgccttactatatatatatatgtgtatgatgtttttatgccttattacaccttgactttttatacctttttatagtatgacgtttttatgaatttttatgcctttctatattatgacatttttaagaatttttatgccttactatactacgacattttaatacatttttattacttactatattttgtcttattttgccttcaatgccttactatactcacatttttatgactttttattccttattacaatgttttatgccttattacactgactttttatgccttactatactatgatgttttcatgactttttatgtcttactatactatgatgtttttatgactttttatgccttattatactatgacatttttatgaatttttatgccttactatactatgacatttgtattccttttatgccttactatactatgtctttgttatgagtttttatgccttactatactatgatgtttttatgacttattatgccttactatactatgtctttgttatgagtttttatgccttactatactatgacgttttcatgccttactatactatgatgtttttatgaatttttatgccttactatactatgacgttttcatgccttactatactatgatgtttttatgaatttttatgccttactatactatgatgtttacatgactttttatgcctaattatactatgactatgaCACTCATGAGTACCTTTATTTTTAACTACAATTTGCTGATAAACGCACCACGACTTCATGCAGTGCAATATTTTCACATGTATGTTTAATAAGAACTCTTACTTAAGAAGGATCTGGTCTCAGGGATGTGCCCCACATACATTAAAGGTATTCCTAGCATATTGccatacatatatatttgtacattaatgtaacattgaggaaaaaaagagaagagaattCAAGAAAGTCGATGCAGCCTTTTTTCTTGTGGATAATAGTTGATTGAAAACATCGTCATACTTACCTTATTTTACCTAAGTACTCAGAATTTCAAATCAGATGTAAATACTGGACCAAAAGGCattttatgactgtgtgtgGCCTAGTTTACAGTGTCTGTTATGTAATGCATTATTACAAAGACAGCTCCTTGGACTCAAATGGGGCTTTGTTATTGATCCTTGGACTGTGCAGACAGTAAGGCTACAAGTTGTGGATTAACTTTTGAAGAGCCAGCCATAACAAAGGTTGTCTTGCAGCATTTGACACAATTCTCTACCCTCAGTTTACTTCCAGTCTGAGACGAAGGCCAGTCCATAATGAAAAGTGTCAAGGTTGTAGTGGTGGGAGCTGGTGTGATCGGATTCTCCACTGCTGTCTGCATCGCTGAGGCTCTTCCTTTTTGCTCCGTTACTCTTCTGGCTGAGAAGTTCAGCCCGGATACAACCAGTGATGGAGCCGCTGGGCTCCTGTTTGCCGCAAAGTTTCCAGGTATGCAGCAGTATATCTCTCAAAAAGGGgatcacatttcaaaacattatGTAGATGGTGCAGTTTTACCAGGGTGAGATGACTTTGAAAGCATATATTCATTCAAATTCACCATCCACCTTTTAAGTAAAAATGCAgcacacatttttttacatgtgaaaaatgattgattttaATGGATTTCTCTATCAGATATTCCCTTGGAAAGACAAAGACGCTGGTTTAAGGACAGCTTTGATCACCTGTTGGCCATTGCTCAATCACAACACTCACCGGAGGCTGGAGTAATGCTGAGCTCTGGGTAACAATTGTTACATAGTGCCATAAAAGAGGCAACTACTCAGCCAGGTCACtactaaaatactgtatatctcaTGGCTATtggtgattttcttttaatttcccTCCAGCTGGCAAATCTTCAAAGAGGAGCCCGCAGATAAGAAGCCCTTCTGGTCAGACTTTGTGATCGGCTTTCGACCCATGACTGACCGCGAGCTGAATCAGTTCCCAGATCGCAAGTTTGGCCAGGCCTTCACCACCATAAAGTGTGAATGCTCGAGCTACCTGCTGTGGCTCGAGAAGAGGTTTGTCCTCTCTTCATTATTAAACTGTCATGTcaaattgtttatatttattcacatttcgAATAGGATCAGAAACAGGTTTTGCAGGTTACAATAGTTCTATTACGTGATGTAGGGATTAACTTTTGTCATACCGGTTTTCAAAAGATTTAGAAAAGCTGGAGGCCAAGTCCAACAAAGGAAACTCAACAGCCTTCAGGAATTAAGCAACAGCTATGACATCATCGTCAACTGCTCTGGTTTGGGCTCCAAACTGCTGGTGGGAGACACCCAGGTATACCCAGTCAGAGGGCAAGTCCTCAAGGTGGAGGCACCGTGGCTGCAGCACTTCATCAGAGATGGAGACGGAATGACCTACATCTACCCCGGCATACACAGCGTCACTGTAGGCGGCACAAGGCAGGAGGGGGACTGGCGACTACAGGTGGACGAAGGAGACACAAAGAGCATCCTGGAGCGCTGCAGCAGGCTGGTGCCGTCACTCAGCAAAGCCAAGGTTCTCAGCGCGTGGGTCGGTCTGAGGCCGAGCAGGAGGAATCCAAGGGTGGAGAGGGAGCTGGTGCAGCTGCAGGGCCACCGAGTGCCTGTGGTCCATAACTATGGCCACGGGGCTTGGGGAGTTACGCTCGCCTGGGGTACTGCTCTGGACGCGCTGGGGCTGGTCAAACAGTGCCTGCATGAAATGCCTCTACAAGCTAAACTGTGAACAAATTCTGCCACTAAATTCAGTGCTGATAACACTCGTCTTTAAATAATAAGAGAGAGACAATTGCAGGGAGATGGGAATCACTGATATACAACATATCAACTACTGAAAAGTTACTAAATGCATTAATGTAGGGATTTCTTGTAGCTTTCCATTTGTGTATATagaaacaattattttaatttcattattaatttaattctaatttaatttactgCTAACAGTGGTGAACAATTCTATGGATGGCTttatcataaaaacagatttcttttaaaGATTATACAATGCAGTGCCAGTAACAGTTGCCTTTGAGTGCAGAGATCTACTGTCAGAAAGATAAGCTTCATTCAGAGAAATAAGAATTTATTTATGTGAGAGTAGAAGGGTGATTAACAGTCTTGTTAgcatttttacaatttatatTATCAAAGAAAACTTCActgattaaattaattaaatgaaaaatactgtacataaataactgatatgaaacaaacaaaaaacaaatgcatatcCGTGGGAACATTGTTCAACTGCTAAACTTTCTGTCAACAGTTTACATAAAATGGGgttaacaaaatatgaaatttgtACCTGTGCATCACAAAATGCTGATTGTTTACACTGACTGCAGGTagattgaattaaaaaaaatctctttaatgccaatgctttgttttgttcattttgttattattaaatcTGCTTGCCTATGAGTCATTGTAGGCcattttcacagaagacattttgacttgtcatagtaggtAAAGCACAGGTGTTAATAATAACTAATTAACGATGGCCAGCCtttattcaagtgtcccagtaaaccatgacagtgtgacagtgagacaCAAAGCACAATATAAGGACCCTGAAAGTGaaacagctaaatggaattcagccatcaattatttgattatttacacCTCTGCTTTTCCTACCGTGACAGGTCGAAATGTCTTGTGTGAAAAAGAGGTTTCCTGTACAGACTGGATTCAGCTGAATGGAAAACATCATtcgtttgcttttgttttgttttgttttatgacacACTTCGTCATTTGTTTGAGCCTTGAATAAACTGTGATTACATTTCAGAAAGCAGTggttatttgaaaaaaatctatttcaaaCATCCTGAAAAAATGATCATCAGCAGCAGTAAACATATGTAACATATGTACaccttactttacttttgatGCCAAAACCTTTTCAGGAAGTGGCTCCATTTTGACATCAGTACCCTGCGACTGGAGTCTTTCTTCCATCAGGGAGTCCAGGTTTACTGAGTTCATAGATGTCTTCttatgtcttttcattttcagccgGCGGGCCTCAGAACTGGCTGAAATTGAATAACTCCTCTTATCCTCTGAAGAGATGTGGTTTGTGTAGTTGTGCATGCAGGCAGTTTCTGTTAGTGAAGGCTCTCGGTGTGAGTTTG from the Seriola aureovittata isolate HTS-2021-v1 ecotype China chromosome 13, ASM2101889v1, whole genome shotgun sequence genome contains:
- the ddo gene encoding D-aspartate oxidase — its product is MKSVKVVVVGAGVIGFSTAVCIAEALPFCSVTLLAEKFSPDTTSDGAAGLLFAAKFPDIPLERQRRWFKDSFDHLLAIAQSQHSPEAGVMLSSGWQIFKEEPADKKPFWSDFVIGFRPMTDRELNQFPDRKFGQAFTTIKCECSSYLLWLEKRFRKAGGQVQQRKLNSLQELSNSYDIIVNCSGLGSKLLVGDTQVYPVRGQVLKVEAPWLQHFIRDGDGMTYIYPGIHSVTVGGTRQEGDWRLQVDEGDTKSILERCSRLVPSLSKAKVLSAWVGLRPSRRNPRVERELVQLQGHRVPVVHNYGHGAWGVTLAWGTALDALGLVKQCLHEMPLQAKL